CCTTTGCCAGGTACTCTTTTCCCGCTGTTTCAGGGGAGGGAGCCGGCGGCAGTAGCACATGGTGGAGATTTTATGGCAGCGCCCGGACGCGCAAAAGGACCAGAAAAGGTCGTGCACACGGAGCCCTCGATATACCGCAAGATCACCGTGTACGAGAGCGAAGGGGAGAGGTGCATCCGTTTCGGGCGTGAGCGCGCCCCGCGCCAGACCTGCATTTCGCTGAAAGATCCCGGGCACCTCGTCTTCAATTACACGAAGATGATGCTTGCCGCGTTGTATCTGCACCCGGAGCCGAGAAGGATCCTCATCATCGGGCTGGGAGGGGGGACTCTGGCGACGACACTTTCCGCCATATTTCCCGAAGCGGAGATCGATACGGTGGAGATCGACCCTGCCGTGGTGCGCGTGGCGCAGAGGTACTTCGGCTTCCGCGTGAGTGACAGGGTCCGCGTTGCAGAGGAGGACGGCCGGGCCTTCGTGCGCCGCGCGGCGCGGGAGGGTGAGAGTTTCGACATTGTCATGCTCGATGCTTTCGAGCAGGAGTACATCCCGGAGCACCTGCTGACACGGGAGTTTCTGACGGAGGTGAAGAGCGTACTGACGCCGGAAGGTGTGCTGGCCGCGAATACCTGGTCCTCCAGCCGGCTGTACGATCGGGAATCGGAGACGTACGAGTCTGTCTTTGGCAGGTTTTTCAGTCTCCGCAAGGTGAACAGGGTCATCCTGGCCCGGAAGGACGGAGTGCCGTCGAAGGAAATGATCAGGGAGAATGCCTACGCGCTGGACAAGCGGCTCGGCTCATTCGGAGTATGGAGCCAGCAGCTCTTGCCCCTCTTTTCCATGAACCGCGACTGGCGCCACGGCGCCCCCATTCTCACTGACAGAGGGACCGCGTCGCGACCGAGTTAGTCCGGGCTTCCGATCGGGAACGGCGCAACCGCAGAATCAACAAGGCCCTGTCACCACAGCCGGTGCAGGGTCTCAATCTTTAGAGGTAACGGGTGAATATGATTCCTACCACGATTCCTACCAGAGTAGATGAACTGACTTCCTTCATCGTTATGGATGTGCTCGAAGAGGCCCAGAGCATGGAGAGGGCCGGCCACAAGGTGATCCATCTCGAGGTGGGGGAGCCGGACTTCGACGTGCCGGAGTGCGTAAGCGAGGCGATCTGCAAGGCGGTGAAGGACGGCCGCACCCACTATACCCACAGCCT
The DNA window shown above is from Geomonas sp. RF6 and carries:
- a CDS encoding spermidine synthase; amino-acid sequence: MAAPGRAKGPEKVVHTEPSIYRKITVYESEGERCIRFGRERAPRQTCISLKDPGHLVFNYTKMMLAALYLHPEPRRILIIGLGGGTLATTLSAIFPEAEIDTVEIDPAVVRVAQRYFGFRVSDRVRVAEEDGRAFVRRAAREGESFDIVMLDAFEQEYIPEHLLTREFLTEVKSVLTPEGVLAANTWSSSRLYDRESETYESVFGRFFSLRKVNRVILARKDGVPSKEMIRENAYALDKRLGSFGVWSQQLLPLFSMNRDWRHGAPILTDRGTASRPS